The genome window GGACGCGGTCTTGCTCGGGACGCCGGTGTACCATGGGTCGTACTCGGGCGTGCTGAAGAACGCGCTCGACTACTGCCGGTTCGACGAGTTCGAGGGGAAGACGGTCGGACTGCTCGCCGTCGCCGGCGGCGCGTTCCCGGTGACGGCGCTCGACCACCTCCGCTCGGTCTGCCGGGCGTTCAACGCCTGGGTGCTCCCGCACCAGGTCGCCGTCCCGCGCGCCAGTGGCGCGTTCGAGGACGGGGAGTTCGTCGACGAGCGACTCGACTCGCGCGTCGCCACGCTCGGACGGCGCGTCGTCGAGTACGCGACCATCGAACCCGACCCGCCGACGTTCGAGAGCGACCAGAACGTCGGCGCGGGCGAACGCTCCGCGGAGTGACTCGGGCAGAGAACTCAGTCCGTCTCGGCGCGGGTGAGGTCCGCCGGCAACCACGACGGTTGTCGGCGTCGCTCCTCGAACTCCGCCGAATCGTCGCCCGCGAGCGCTCGCGCGTCGACCGCCGAGTAGACGCTGCCGTCTCGGTGAAAGACGCCGTTGATTCGGCCCTTCTCGCGCTGGTCGGGGAGGTACGCCGGTTTCAGCATGAGCGACCAGAAGAAGTCGCCGTCGACGGGGCCATCGCGGATGGTCCCGGCGAGCGACGCGTAGTTCGGGAGGAACTTGTTCGGCGGCTCTTTGCGCGTACGCTGCCACTCGGTGAGCCACACCGGTCTGCCGTGGTCGTCGGCGAACTCGCGGGCGTTCTGCATCCGCTCCTCCATCTTTTTCGCCGTCGGCGGTAGGTTGAGGTGGAACTGGAACACGTCGAGTTCGGGCTCGTCGTACAGCGCGTTGTATCTGAGACCCTTACAGCCCATCGTCAGCGGCACGTCCGCTCGGTTGTCGTCGGCGACGCGGAGCATCCGACGCGCGAACTTCAGGCGTCGGTCCCAGTCGCCGGGTTCGTTCATGATTTCGAGCGCGAGCAGCGCGTCGTCGTCGCCGTAGCGGTCGACGAACCACTCGACGTACTCGCGCGGACCGCCCGCTCGCCGACCGAATCGGTCGTCGCCGTCGCGTCCTTCCTCGGCGTGTGTCGCGTCGTCGCCGAGGCCGAGCGCCCGCTTCGCCTCCGAGAGGACGCCGCCGTCTCGGTCGTCGCCGTCCCCGCTTCCGCGGCCGTCGTCTCGACCGCTCCACCGACTCTCGTCGTTGATGACGTCGTGCGACGGCGACCGGACGGCGCAGGCGGTGTGCGGGTCGCGGTCGCGACGGCGTTCGCGCGTCGGCTCCTCGCCCGCGCTCTCGAAGAGAATCGGGACGATTCGAAGTCCCTCCTCCTCGGCGGTCGACAGCAGGTTGTCGACGCGTCGTTCCATCGCCTCGGGGGCGTC of Haloprofundus halophilus contains these proteins:
- a CDS encoding glycoside hydrolase — protein: MTTASDRALSDVRGAVYVPARAFNAYQFWEAYDPDETERDFRLAKRLNRDALRLFLSYEYWFDAPEAMERRVDNLLSTAEEEGLRIVPILFESAGEEPTRERRRDRDPHTACAVRSPSHDVINDESRWSGRDDGRGSGDGDDRDGGVLSEAKRALGLGDDATHAEEGRDGDDRFGRRAGGPREYVEWFVDRYGDDDALLALEIMNEPGDWDRRLKFARRMLRVADDNRADVPLTMGCKGLRYNALYDEPELDVFQFHLNLPPTAKKMEERMQNAREFADDHGRPVWLTEWQRTRKEPPNKFLPNYASLAGTIRDGPVDGDFFWSLMLKPAYLPDQREKGRINGVFHRDGSVYSAVDARALAGDDSAEFEERRRQPSWLPADLTRAETD